One region of Manis pentadactyla isolate mManPen7 chromosome 9, mManPen7.hap1, whole genome shotgun sequence genomic DNA includes:
- the LOC118908094 gene encoding olfactory receptor 9G9-like: MERSNHTVTEFILLGFSTDPVTQRVLFVVFLGMYSVTVVGNITLMVLICSDSRLHTPMYFFIGNLSFLDLWYSSVYTPKILVICISEDRSISFAGCVAQFLFSGGLAYSECYLLAAMAYDRYVAISKPLLYSQAMTIKLCAFLVVASYLGGFINCSIGAKRTFSLNFCGDNVIDDFFCDFFPLLKLACGKKDGFQALVYFLLASNVITPCVLILASYLFIITTILSIRSTQGRLKAFSTCSSHLTSVTLYYGSILYIYTHPQSSYAFGREKIVSIFYTVVFPMLNPMIYSLRNKDVKDALTKLFK; encoded by the coding sequence ATGGAGAGGAGCAaccacacggtgacagagttCATCCTGCTGGGCTTCAGCACAGACCCCGTGACGCAGCGCGTCCTCTTTGTGGTATTCCTGGGCATGTACTCTGTGACTGTAGTAGGAAATATCACCCTCATGGTGCTGATCTGCAGTGACTCCCGgctgcacacacccatgtactttttcattGGGAATTTGTCTTTTCTGGATCTCTGGTATTCCTCTGTCTACACGCCTAAGATCCTAGTGATCTGCATCTCTGAGGACAGAAGCATCTCCTTTGCTGGCTGTGTAGCTCAGTTCCTCTTCTCTGGTGGGCTGGCGTACAGTGAGTGTTACCTGCTGGCTGCCATGgcttatgaccgctatgtggccatctctaAGCCGCTGCTTTACTCACAGGCTATGACCATAAAGCTGTGTGCATTTTTGGTAGTGGCCTCATACCTTGGTGGCTTTATTAACTGTTCTATTGGTGCTAAAAGAACATTTTCCTTGAACTTCTGTGGAGACAATGTCATTGATGACTTTTTCTGTGATTTCTTTCCCTTACTGAAATTGGCCTGTGGCAAGAAAGATGGCTTCCAGGCATTGGTATACTTCCTCCTGGCCTCCAATGTCATTACCCCCTGTGTGCTCATCCTTGCCTCCTACCtcttcatcatcaccaccatcctgaGTATCCGCTCCACCCAGGGCCGCCTCAAAGCCTTCTCTACATGCTCCTCCCACCTGACCTCTGTCACCTTGTACTATGGCTCCATTCTCTACATTTACACTCATCCTCAATCTAGCTATGCTTTTGGTAGGGAAAAAATAGTTTCCATATTTTACACTGTGGTGTTCCCTATGTTGAATCCAATGATCTATAGCCTGAGGAATAAGGATGTGAAAGATGCTTTGACTAAACTATTCAAATAA
- the LOC118908011 gene encoding olfactory receptor 9G9-like, with product MERSNHTVTEFILLGFSTDPVTQRVLFVVFLAVYSVTVVGNITLMVLICSDSRLHTPMYFFIGNLSFLDLWYSSVYTPKILVICISEDRSISFAGCVAQFLFSGGLAYSECYLLAAMAYDRYVAISKPLLYSQAMSIKLCAFLVAVSYLGGFINCSIVAKRIFSLNFCGDSIIDDFFCDLFPLVKLACGRKDGFQALLFFSLSSNVITPCVLILASYLFIITTILRIRSTQGRLKAFSTCSSHLTSVTLYYGSILYIYTHSRSSYSLERDKIVSTFYTVVFPMLNPMIYSLRNKDVKEALTKVFRKS from the coding sequence ATGGAGAGGAGCAaccacacggtgacagagttCATCCTGCTGGGCTTCAGCACAGACCCCGTGACGCAGCGCGTCCTCTTTGTGGTATTCCTGGCCGTGTACTCTGTGACTGTGGTGGGAAATATCACCCTCATGGTGCTGATCTGCAGTGACTCCCGGCTGCACACGCCCATGTACTTTTTCATTGGGAATCTGTCTTTTCTGGATCTCTGGTATTCCTCTGTCTACACGCCTAAGATCCTAGTGATCTGCATCTCTGAGGACAGAAGCATCTCCTTTGCTGGCTGTGTAGCTCAGTTCCTCTTCTCTGGTGGGCTTGCATACAGTGAGTGCTATCTTCTGGCTGCCATGgcttatgaccgctatgtggccatctctaAGCCACTGCTTTACTCACAGGCTATGTCCATAAAGCTGTGTGCATTTTTGGTAGCAGTCTCATACCTTGGTGGATTTATCAACTGTTCCATTGTTgctaaaagaattttttccttGAACTTCTGTGGAGACAGTATCATTGATgactttttctgtgatttgtttcCATTAGTGAAATTGGCCTGTGGAAGGAAAGATGGCTTCCAGGCTTTGCTATTCTTTTCCCTGTCCTCCAATGTCATTACTCCCTGTGTGCTCATCCTCGCCTCCTACCtcttcatcatcaccaccatcctgaGGATCCGCTCCACCCAGGGCCGCCTCAAAGCCTTCTCTACATGCTCCTCCCACCTGACCTCTGTCACCTTGTACTATGGCTCCATTCTCTACATTTACACTCATTCCCGGTCTAGCTATTCTTTGGAGAGGGACAAAATCGTTTCCACATTTTACACTGTGGTGTtccccatgctgaaccccatgatctacagcctgaggaataaGGATGTGAAAGAAGCTCTGACTAAAGTCTTCAGAAAATCATGA